A window of the Microtus pennsylvanicus isolate mMicPen1 chromosome 4, mMicPen1.hap1, whole genome shotgun sequence genome harbors these coding sequences:
- the LOC142848807 gene encoding prolactin-2A1-like, producing MQLSLTHPCLCALLLLLMSHLLLWEEVASIPMCFMRNGRCLAPLEVMIDRAVSLSEKINKQAFEMFTEFDNQYAQSHQLINKNLKKCHTSSLDLPKPRSKALNTHPVILLKLVENLLDAWRVPLYHLAKEMPTLKGVPATILSKAREIEAKNAGLLEGVRSILSQVQSKNEGNEKYPTWSGLVSLMSDNEEDRHFAFYNLIRCAGKNAQKVEMSLKIVKCRILKQKDC from the exons ATGCAGCTGTCGTTAACTCATCCGTGCCTCT GTGCACTGCTTCTACTACTGATGTCCCACCTACTTTTGTGGGAAGAAGTGGCCTCAATTCCCATGTGTTTCATGAGAAATGGGCGTTGCCTTGCTCCTTTGGAAGTAATGATTGATCGAGCAGTGAGCTTgtctgagaaaataaacaaacaagcatttgAAATGTTCACTGAATTC GATAATCAGTATGCCCAGAGCCACCAGCTCATTAACAAGAACCTGAAAAAATGCCACACATCTTCGCTCGATCTTCCAAAACCCAGGAGTAAGGCCCTAAATACACAT CCAGTCATCCTACTGAAATTGGTGGAAAACTTACTGGATGCCTGGAGAGTCCCTCTGTACCATCTAGCGAAAGAAATGCCTACTCTGAAAGGTGTCCCTGCTACTATCCtctccaaagccagagagattGAGGCAAAAAACGCTGGACTCCTGGAGGGGGTTAGGAGCATTCTCAGCCAG GTTCAAAGTAAAAATGAAGGGAATGAGAAATACCCTACCTGGTCTGGACTGGTATCCTTGATGTCAGACAATGAAGAGGATCGCCATTTTGCATTTTATAACTTGATCCGCTGCGCAGGCAAAAATGCTCAAAAGGTTGAAATGTCTCTCAAGATTGTGAAGTGCAGAATATTAAAGCAAAAAGACTGTTAA